A region from the Pararge aegeria chromosome Z, ilParAegt1.1, whole genome shotgun sequence genome encodes:
- the LOC120636192 gene encoding peritrophin-1-like yields the protein MGVKGEIFVLIVFALVVEGITFAEARSKDIPIRNPPVQNIPVRCITNTVTKVSCDNVTVSDNLVPHPDDCQLFYYCVTAYLPPICRQCPAGLHFNPQKHVCDLPEQAGCQSNFASTSEPSNEQFETSTADYYV from the exons ATGGGTGTCAAAGGTGAAATATTTGTCCTAATCGTCTTCGCTTTAGTCGTAGAAGGCATTACCTTCGCTGAAGCCCGATCGAAAGATATTCCAATAAG aaATCCACCGGTTCAAAATATTCCTGTACGCTGCATCACCAACACTGTGACAAAAGTTTCCTGCGATAATGTCACCGTTTCAGACAACCTTGTACCACACCCTGATGACTGTCAGCTCTTCTATTACTGCGTGACAGCTTACCTACCGCCCATATGTCGCCAGTGCCCTGCCGGATTGCATTTCAATCCTCAAAAGCATGTTTGCGATCTACCTGAACAAGCTGGATGCCAATCTAATTTTGCAAGCACTAGTGAACCCTCTAACGAACAATTCGAAACCAGCACAGCAGATTATTATGTCTAG